One Candidatus Synechococcus calcipolaris G9 genomic window carries:
- a CDS encoding methyl-accepting chemotaxis protein, which yields MTTTVTNGYASSSMISDRYFNAILSQDISALREVLAREPGDLLAQLSLAAALEKASNIEEAVSLYQAIAQQDQTGLFGQSARQALALLDGLPAPIPNAAPVIPDPVIPVAAEPATPNLVAPTPSIPVFFGKGQKQLRQDLQSLQTYMAAIQQGKRELEAPTPKDPQVGAIAQGVQYLLGHIQTLNQRMTELEEQRQADLVAQKNERMKMQEAVITLLLDIEGAQRGDLTVRAQVTEGEMGSIADAFNATVRSLRDIVLQVQSAANQVQSAARSSQTSVESLASGATTQAEEIAATLNSVEDMVASIQQVAKSAQEAALIARQGLEAAQTGDHLMDSTVDSIENIRTSVADTSKKMKRLAESSQEVSKIVNIISGISEKTNLLAFNASIEAARAGEHGQGFRVVADEVRRLAERVTDSAREIEQLVTGIQQETAEVLLQMEGSTSQVVKGTQLVGQTKDTLQGLGRISQQIDALLQVISAGTVSQTEASQVVNETMQDVARGARTTSSESATVASTMQSLVTVAEELQNSVSRFRVES from the coding sequence ATGACAACCACAGTGACGAACGGCTACGCCTCCTCCTCTATGATTAGCGATCGCTATTTCAACGCCATTTTATCCCAGGATATTTCTGCCCTGCGGGAGGTTCTTGCCCGTGAACCTGGGGATCTGTTAGCCCAACTGAGTTTGGCCGCGGCCCTAGAGAAGGCCAGCAATATCGAAGAAGCGGTGAGTCTTTACCAGGCGATCGCCCAGCAGGATCAAACCGGACTCTTTGGCCAGAGTGCCCGTCAAGCCCTGGCCCTGTTAGATGGTCTGCCTGCACCAATCCCCAATGCCGCCCCAGTGATTCCAGACCCCGTGATCCCGGTAGCAGCGGAGCCAGCAACTCCCAATCTGGTTGCGCCTACACCCTCCATTCCTGTGTTTTTTGGTAAAGGTCAGAAACAACTTCGCCAAGACCTCCAATCCCTACAAACCTACATGGCAGCCATCCAGCAGGGGAAACGTGAACTAGAGGCTCCCACCCCCAAGGATCCCCAAGTCGGGGCGATCGCCCAAGGCGTGCAATACCTTTTGGGGCACATTCAAACCCTAAACCAGCGGATGACGGAGCTAGAAGAACAGCGGCAGGCGGATCTGGTTGCCCAGAAAAACGAACGGATGAAAATGCAGGAGGCGGTAATTACCCTGCTCCTAGATATTGAGGGGGCACAGCGGGGGGACTTAACGGTTCGCGCCCAAGTAACTGAAGGGGAAATGGGTTCCATTGCCGATGCCTTTAATGCCACCGTGCGAAGCCTCCGGGATATTGTTCTCCAAGTGCAGTCCGCCGCCAACCAAGTTCAATCTGCGGCCCGCAGTAGTCAAACCTCCGTGGAAAGCCTGGCCAGCGGTGCCACCACCCAAGCCGAGGAAATTGCCGCCACCCTTAATTCCGTAGAGGACATGGTAGCTTCGATTCAGCAGGTCGCCAAGTCTGCCCAGGAAGCGGCACTCATTGCCCGCCAAGGTCTAGAGGCGGCCCAAACCGGGGATCATCTCATGGATTCCACTGTGGACAGTATTGAGAACATTCGCACCAGTGTGGCGGATACCTCTAAGAAAATGAAACGTCTGGCGGAATCCTCCCAGGAAGTGTCCAAAATCGTCAATATCATCTCCGGCATTTCCGAAAAAACCAACCTCCTTGCCTTTAATGCCTCCATTGAAGCGGCACGGGCAGGGGAGCATGGTCAAGGCTTCCGGGTGGTGGCAGATGAGGTGCGGCGATTGGCGGAACGGGTCACGGACTCTGCCCGAGAAATTGAGCAGCTAGTCACTGGCATTCAGCAGGAAACCGCCGAGGTATTACTTCAGATGGAAGGCAGTACCTCCCAGGTGGTCAAAGGAACCCAACTGGTGGGACAAACTAAGGATACTCTGCAAGGCTTGGGACGAATTAGCCAACAAATTGATGCCCTACTCCAGGTCATTTCCGCCGGTACCGTTTCCCAGACGGAAGCATCCCAAGTGGTCAACGAAACCATGCAAGATGTTGCCCGAGGTGCCCGTACCACCTCCTCGGAATCCGCCACCGTGGCAAGTACCATGCAAAGTTTGGTGACGGTTGCTGAAGAACTGCAAAATTCCGTTTCCCGGTTCCGGGTTGAATCCTAG
- a CDS encoding chemotaxis protein CheW yields the protein MPTLISQEYFQVELPQGVQIAIPLEQTAEVFSLSRRDICLIPGVAPSLLGITNQRGKLIWMLELGDLLGLPMPAGRSPQQRLTALVMSHRSQEQPVQLGCLVSSLRGIIPIEPDQIQPIPKQLKKKIRQFFVGMAQAERTPLLILKVETVFSLLQRYTPPNSLAIL from the coding sequence ATGCCGACCCTGATTAGCCAAGAGTACTTTCAAGTGGAACTACCCCAGGGGGTGCAAATTGCCATTCCCTTGGAGCAAACTGCGGAAGTCTTTAGCCTCAGTCGTCGGGATATTTGCTTGATCCCCGGAGTAGCACCCTCCTTACTGGGGATCACGAATCAACGGGGAAAGTTGATCTGGATGCTAGAACTGGGGGATCTGTTGGGCTTGCCGATGCCGGCCGGGCGATCGCCCCAGCAACGACTAACAGCCCTGGTCATGAGCCATCGTAGCCAGGAGCAACCAGTGCAGTTGGGCTGTTTGGTTTCATCCCTACGGGGAATCATTCCCATCGAACCCGATCAGATTCAACCCATTCCCAAGCAACTAAAAAAGAAGATTCGCCAGTTTTTTGTGGGTATGGCCCAAGCGGAGCGTACCCCTTTGCTGATTCTGAAGGTTGAAACGGTTTTCTCGCTTTTACAACGCTATACCCCGCCCAATTCCTTGGCAATCCTATGA
- a CDS encoding response regulator has product MKTVLVVEDSRAEQTLIVSILEKMGHKVCLAETAESALDWLTQHQPPDLIVLDIVMPGANGLELCREVRAKPDFKDVPIIFCSSKDQDFDRFWALRQGGNAYITKPYNPDELMQTVTEHLQ; this is encoded by the coding sequence ATGAAGACGGTTCTTGTTGTTGAGGATTCCCGTGCTGAACAGACTCTGATCGTATCAATTCTAGAAAAGATGGGCCACAAGGTCTGTTTAGCTGAGACGGCGGAATCTGCCTTAGATTGGTTAACTCAGCATCAACCACCGGATTTGATTGTCCTAGATATTGTCATGCCAGGGGCGAATGGGTTAGAACTGTGTCGGGAAGTGCGGGCCAAGCCTGATTTCAAGGATGTGCCGATCATTTTTTGTTCATCAAAAGATCAAGATTTTGATCGCTTCTGGGCCCTGCGCCAAGGGGGAAATGCCTATATTACCAAGCCCTATAATCCCGATGAACTGATGCAAACTGTTACCGAGCATCTTCAGTAA
- a CDS encoding response regulator has translation MTNTVATAAASENGTSEQKTSKMMAFPARVLQKIIAERLSGRIIFTDPNDKSVNWQLYVGNGQIHYCGSGVGQQERLNYLCQRYCPNLIGDLAPNQSDYQYLGQLWKQGKLNLPQLRKLLFLFTQEALIQMVSLPQAELKVERALGLEQLVLSVPIKATLSQLRGSIAQWVQIRTYMSSPFQRLSLVDEERLNQEFASHPDHLHLIQRLPELLAPQPLLYDLARQLSLDTIATAELLKPAIRGGAITLSPYARPQADARPVVACIDDSRTIQRNVRLILETSGYKVLELMSPARALTALARQKPSLVLMDITMPEMDGYELCRILRQSDLLKDVPVVMLTGRDGLVDRIRARMVGATDYLTKPFTPQELLCLAERFAHQAVVERN, from the coding sequence ATGACAAACACCGTCGCTACTGCTGCTGCTTCTGAGAATGGAACCTCTGAGCAAAAAACGTCCAAAATGATGGCATTTCCGGCACGGGTCTTGCAAAAGATTATTGCGGAACGCCTTTCAGGACGGATTATTTTTACGGATCCTAACGACAAATCCGTGAATTGGCAGTTGTACGTCGGCAATGGGCAAATCCATTATTGTGGCAGTGGCGTTGGTCAGCAGGAGCGGCTGAACTATCTATGTCAACGCTATTGTCCCAACTTGATAGGGGACTTGGCTCCTAATCAATCGGACTATCAATACCTGGGGCAGTTATGGAAGCAGGGCAAATTGAACTTACCCCAGCTCCGCAAGCTCCTGTTTCTCTTTACCCAAGAAGCTTTGATTCAAATGGTGTCTCTCCCCCAGGCAGAATTGAAGGTGGAGCGGGCCCTGGGGCTGGAGCAGTTGGTGCTATCTGTGCCGATCAAGGCCACCCTCTCCCAATTGCGGGGATCAATTGCCCAATGGGTGCAGATCCGCACCTACATGAGTTCGCCCTTTCAGCGACTCTCCCTAGTGGACGAGGAACGCCTCAACCAAGAGTTTGCCAGCCATCCGGATCATCTCCATCTGATCCAGCGTTTGCCAGAACTTTTAGCTCCCCAGCCCCTCCTTTATGATTTGGCCCGGCAACTGAGTTTGGATACGATCGCCACCGCTGAACTCCTGAAGCCGGCCATTCGTGGCGGAGCAATCACCCTGAGTCCCTACGCCCGACCCCAAGCCGATGCCCGTCCCGTCGTCGCCTGTATTGATGACAGTCGCACCATTCAACGAAATGTCCGCCTTATTTTAGAAACCTCTGGCTATAAAGTCCTGGAATTGATGAGTCCCGCCCGGGCCCTCACCGCCTTGGCTCGGCAAAAACCCAGTTTGGTGCTCATGGACATTACGATGCCGGAAATGGATGGCTATGAACTATGCCGAATCCTGCGCCAATCAGACCTGCTCAAAGATGTGCCCGTTGTCATGCTCACGGGTCGGGATGGCCTGGTGGATCGGATTCGGGCCCGGATGGTGGGAGCCACAGATTATTTAACCAAACCCTTTACTCCCCAAGAGCTATTATGCTTAGCAGAGCGATTTGCTCACCAAGCAGTAGTGGAGAGAAATTAG
- a CDS encoding glutathione S-transferase family protein, producing the protein MIKLYGGELSRAAIVRWYLEELGLEYELIRLDMKNKEHLQPAFLALNPMGKVPVIEDGEYVLAESGAILLYLAHKKTQFPTDLQTQGKVYEWVLWANSTLPMAVLSPEAREQQLPRLLTALDHQLQGRSFLVGNDFTVADVAVGSVLRYLEQLFKIDLSPYGAIATYLQALSDRPAFRKGLIGEK; encoded by the coding sequence ATGATCAAGCTTTATGGTGGAGAACTGTCACGGGCCGCCATTGTTCGCTGGTATTTAGAGGAATTGGGTCTGGAGTATGAGCTAATTCGGCTGGATATGAAAAACAAAGAGCATTTGCAGCCGGCCTTCCTTGCCCTAAATCCCATGGGAAAGGTGCCGGTGATTGAGGATGGGGAGTATGTATTAGCCGAATCGGGGGCTATTTTACTTTATTTAGCTCACAAGAAAACTCAGTTCCCGACGGATCTACAGACCCAGGGCAAGGTTTATGAGTGGGTTCTTTGGGCAAATTCTACCCTGCCCATGGCGGTGCTTTCTCCTGAGGCCCGGGAGCAACAACTCCCCCGTTTATTGACGGCCTTGGATCACCAATTACAGGGACGCTCCTTTCTGGTGGGTAATGATTTTACAGTGGCGGATGTGGCGGTGGGATCGGTCTTGAGGTATCTGGAGCAGTTGTTTAAGATTGACTTGTCCCCCTACGGGGCGATCGCCACCTACCTGCAAGCATTAAGTGACCGGCCGGCCTTCCGCAAAGGCTTGATAGGAGAAAAATAG
- a CDS encoding DUF3531 family protein, which produces MNIVFREFNPFNVWIWVEFAQHPTAVEQQYLEEVFNSWFFLGKLGGFNAENLQVQETGLELSFLDYDGDQTDNGLMAVMHNMGEFEYDNQWGRCWFDLGTSDAVALDVLINALTLFSRDYVPLNALMIGGENADWPLAESPQQEEIARLAWS; this is translated from the coding sequence ATGAATATTGTATTTCGTGAATTTAATCCCTTTAATGTGTGGATCTGGGTTGAATTTGCCCAACATCCGACGGCGGTTGAGCAGCAATACCTGGAGGAAGTCTTTAATTCCTGGTTTTTTCTGGGGAAATTGGGGGGGTTTAATGCTGAAAACCTTCAGGTACAAGAAACGGGGCTGGAATTGAGTTTTTTGGATTATGACGGCGATCAAACGGACAATGGACTAATGGCGGTTATGCACAACATGGGGGAATTTGAATATGACAATCAGTGGGGCCGCTGTTGGTTTGATCTGGGCACGAGTGATGCCGTTGCTTTGGATGTGTTGATTAATGCCTTAACCCTATTCAGTCGCGACTATGTTCCCTTGAATGCCCTGATGATTGGCGGCGAAAATGCTGACTGGCCCCTGGCAGAGAGTCCCCAGCAGGAAGAAATTGCCCGTTTAGCGTGGAGTTGA
- a CDS encoding 16S rRNA (cytosine(967)-C(5))-methyltransferase, with protein sequence MELTARQVALSVLVAVHRGAYVDIALEKGLGSVSLEHRDRGLVTELVYGTVRQQRYLDALITPYCRRPLEQQPFPLGQILRLGFYQLRFLSQIPDHAVVHTTVELAKTAGMPKLAAVVNGILRAYLRDQREPSLPPDLTAQLGVAHSFPDWLIDLWLPLLGRSQTEALCQWFNQPAPIDLRVNPLRSDRPSILLALQQMGIGAQALEGLPYGIHLPHAGIAIPDLPGYAEGHWSVQDRAAQWVTYLLDPQPGETIIDACAAPGGKTTHIAEYMGDQGQVIACDRTASRLKKIGQNQTRLGLKSIQISPGDSCQRPEFFQRGDRVLLDAPCSGIGTVHRHADARWRQTPAKIAELIQLQAQLLDHTSTWVKPGGVLVYATCSLHPQENEQQIIQFLGRHPQWQVIPPKATSPLAPLAQESGWITLWPQRHNMDGFFIAALGYG encoded by the coding sequence GTGGAGTTGACGGCACGGCAGGTTGCCCTTTCCGTTCTCGTTGCTGTACATCGCGGGGCCTATGTTGATATTGCTCTAGAGAAGGGATTAGGTTCGGTATCTCTAGAGCATCGCGATCGCGGCCTTGTGACCGAATTGGTCTATGGAACCGTGCGGCAACAGCGGTATTTGGATGCCCTCATTACTCCCTATTGTCGGCGGCCCCTAGAGCAGCAGCCGTTTCCCCTGGGACAAATTCTGCGCTTGGGATTTTATCAACTGCGGTTTCTCAGTCAGATTCCCGATCATGCGGTGGTTCACACTACTGTTGAATTGGCAAAAACCGCTGGTATGCCAAAGTTGGCGGCGGTGGTCAATGGCATTCTCCGAGCCTATCTACGGGATCAGCGGGAGCCAAGCCTGCCCCCGGATTTAACGGCTCAGTTGGGGGTGGCCCATAGTTTTCCCGATTGGTTGATTGATCTCTGGCTACCCCTATTGGGGCGATCGCAAACCGAAGCCCTCTGCCAATGGTTTAATCAACCCGCGCCCATTGATCTGCGGGTTAATCCCCTACGCAGCGATCGCCCGTCCATACTCTTGGCCCTTCAGCAGATGGGGATTGGGGCCCAGGCCCTTGAGGGATTGCCCTATGGTATTCATTTACCCCATGCCGGGATAGCGATTCCTGACCTACCTGGTTACGCTGAGGGACACTGGTCGGTACAGGATCGGGCGGCCCAATGGGTCACCTATCTCCTTGACCCCCAGCCGGGAGAAACCATTATTGATGCCTGCGCTGCCCCCGGCGGCAAAACTACCCACATTGCCGAATATATGGGGGATCAGGGCCAGGTCATTGCCTGCGATCGCACCGCCTCCCGATTAAAAAAAATAGGACAAAATCAAACCCGTTTAGGCCTAAAATCCATCCAAATTTCTCCGGGGGATAGCTGCCAGCGGCCGGAATTTTTCCAGCGGGGCGATCGGGTTCTGTTGGATGCCCCCTGTTCTGGTATTGGTACCGTCCATCGCCATGCCGATGCCCGTTGGCGACAGACCCCCGCTAAAATCGCAGAATTGATCCAACTCCAAGCCCAACTGTTGGACCATACCAGTACGTGGGTAAAACCAGGAGGGGTCTTAGTTTATGCCACCTGTAGCCTCCATCCCCAGGAAAATGAACAGCAGATTATTCAGTTTTTAGGCCGTCATCCCCAATGGCAGGTGATTCCGCCAAAGGCGACATCCCCCCTAGCCCCCCTAGCCCAGGAGTCGGGGTGGATCACCCTCTGGCCCCAGCGACACAATATGGATGGTTTTTTTATTGCGGCTTTGGGATACGGGTGA
- a CDS encoding CPBP family intramembrane glutamic endopeptidase: MIRRPVWARLVAFMLTLLALWLPLAIPIHLIWGEYEIVNFINGALLYSIFIILLRVWGKRVHRQDQPLQFYGFVLNGPMLLEAILGWALGVAALALLFLIQFSLGWIDWQGIPPQFSNVLLSGLITGVGVGFAEELLFRGWLLKELELDYIPWFALVVNGIIFALLHYLHPPEVIRETWPQFFGLVLLGWNLVLATWACRGRLGMAMGLHGGLVWAYFGVNIGGLIEYNGSAPEWMTGINENPIAGVLGCAMLLGLGTLFLTRIPKPQ, from the coding sequence ATGATTCGCCGCCCCGTTTGGGCCCGCTTAGTTGCATTTATGCTGACGCTGTTGGCCCTATGGTTACCCCTAGCTATCCCCATCCACTTAATTTGGGGAGAGTACGAGATTGTCAATTTTATTAATGGGGCCCTACTGTACAGCATTTTTATTATTTTGCTGCGGGTGTGGGGAAAGCGGGTGCATCGCCAGGATCAGCCCCTTCAGTTTTATGGCTTTGTTCTGAACGGCCCCATGCTCTTGGAGGCCATTTTAGGCTGGGCCCTGGGGGTTGCCGCCCTAGCATTACTCTTTCTGATTCAATTTAGCCTTGGCTGGATTGATTGGCAGGGGATTCCGCCCCAATTTTCTAATGTGCTCCTATCGGGTTTAATCACAGGGGTCGGTGTTGGCTTTGCCGAAGAGTTACTCTTTCGGGGCTGGCTACTCAAGGAACTGGAACTCGACTACATTCCCTGGTTTGCCTTGGTCGTCAATGGCATTATTTTTGCCCTGCTCCACTATCTACATCCGCCCGAGGTGATCCGTGAAACCTGGCCCCAGTTTTTTGGCCTCGTCCTCTTGGGTTGGAACCTCGTGTTAGCGACTTGGGCCTGTCGGGGACGGTTGGGGATGGCCATGGGACTCCATGGGGGTCTGGTGTGGGCCTATTTTGGCGTTAATATTGGCGGTTTAATTGAATACAATGGCTCAGCACCAGAGTGGATGACCGGCATAAATGAAAATCCCATTGCGGGGGTGCTGGGGTGTGCGATGCTCTTGGGTCTGGGAACACTGTTTCTCACCCGTATCCCAAAGCCGCAATAA
- the clpS gene encoding ATP-dependent Clp protease adapter ClpS: MSVQTIQKPSTVRKLAPRYRVLLHNDDVNPMEYVVDVLLKTVPSLTQPQAVDIMMEAHTNGKALVITCALEHAEFYSESLKSAGLTSTIEPAE, from the coding sequence ATGTCTGTGCAAACTATTCAAAAACCCTCGACAGTGCGAAAACTCGCCCCGCGCTATCGAGTTCTCCTGCACAATGATGATGTGAACCCGATGGAATACGTGGTGGACGTTTTATTAAAAACCGTGCCCAGTTTAACCCAGCCCCAGGCGGTGGATATTATGATGGAGGCCCACACCAACGGCAAGGCCCTCGTCATTACCTGCGCCCTAGAACATGCTGAGTTTTATAGTGAAAGTCTGAAGTCGGCGGGGTTAACAAGTACCATTGAACCGGCTGAATAG
- a CDS encoding peptidoglycan recognition protein family protein, with translation MGLIKHHHFWPKLLRCHGWVLAIASVGLFLLFVVGVTPSPSQDLAPADVSSPSLSLTPLVPSQGETYQVLFQTALAHHSHCQESPPWYSALADSSNYGDRYGSDLTGQPLTHAPLIVLHESVSSGATTIRTFQTHHPRDEDQRSYHEYILLNGSIIHIVPWGKRAYGAGNSQFQGESVKTNPRFSASVNNFALHFSLETPPGGNHNGFSHGGYTDAQYRSLAWLVATTGLGDDRLTTHKLVDRGGERSDPRSFNFSLFKQYLSEYRRVRCHS, from the coding sequence ATGGGTCTGATTAAACATCACCATTTTTGGCCCAAACTCCTTCGTTGCCATGGTTGGGTCTTGGCGATCGCCAGTGTGGGTCTTTTCTTGCTCTTTGTCGTGGGAGTAACTCCCAGCCCCAGTCAAGATTTAGCTCCAGCTGACGTTTCCTCGCCGTCCCTATCCCTCACTCCCCTAGTCCCTAGCCAAGGGGAAACCTACCAAGTTCTGTTTCAAACTGCCCTAGCTCACCACAGTCATTGTCAAGAGTCCCCTCCCTGGTATTCGGCCCTCGCAGATTCTAGTAACTACGGCGATCGCTACGGCAGTGATCTAACGGGTCAGCCCCTCACCCATGCCCCCTTGATTGTGCTGCACGAAAGTGTCAGTTCCGGGGCAACAACCATCCGCACCTTCCAGACCCACCATCCTCGGGACGAAGACCAACGAAGTTACCACGAATATATTTTGCTTAATGGCTCCATCATCCATATCGTCCCCTGGGGGAAGCGGGCTTACGGAGCAGGCAATTCCCAGTTCCAGGGAGAAAGTGTCAAAACAAATCCACGATTCTCGGCCTCGGTAAATAATTTTGCCCTGCACTTTAGTTTAGAGACACCCCCCGGGGGCAATCATAATGGTTTCAGTCATGGCGGCTATACGGATGCCCAATACCGATCCCTCGCCTGGTTGGTGGCAACGACGGGTTTAGGGGACGATCGCCTGACAACTCACAAATTGGTTGATCGGGGTGGAGAGCGTTCGGATCCCCGCAGCTTTAATTTTTCTCTATTTAAGCAATACCTGTCCGAGTATCGCAGGGTTAGGTGCCACTCCTAG